The genomic region GGGGGGTGGGCAGGTGGTGGGGGAGGGTTCGGGGGGGTgagtggggaggtggttggtggggaggagggggaggtgaGTGGGGAGGAGGCGAGTGGGGAGAtggtgggaggggaggtggtgggtggggaggtggggaggtggttggtggGGAGGAGGCGAGTGGGGAGATGGTGAGATGGtgagtggggaggagggggaggtggaggtgagtggggaggtggaggtgagtggggaggtggggaggtggggagatggtGAGTAGGGAGGTGGGGAGTGGGGAgatggggaggtggttggtggggaggtggttggtggGGAGGAGGCGAGTGGGGAGGTGGCgagtggggaggtggggaggtggaGGTGAGTGGGGAGATGGTGAGTGGGGAGATGGTGAgtagggaggtggggaggtggttggtggGGAGGAGGCGAGTGGGGAGATGGTgagaggggaggtggggaggtggttggtggGGAGATGGTTCTCTGACCTGTGGGCCGTTGGTTGGCGGTCGGTTGGGTGGTGGTCGGCGGTCTGTGGATGGAGGAACACAACTGCCCACCAGAGtggcctcctctcctgcctcaccccaccctctcccccagGTGGtgatggagggaaggggaaaggagccAAGAAGAAAGGTTCCTCCTTCCAGACCGTCTCAGCCGTGCACCGAGTGAGCGGCCAGCGCGGGGCAGCGGCCGTGGGGCGGGCAGGGGCCGACCCCCTGCAGCGCCTTGGGCTCtccaccctgctgctccctctctcagcctctcctctctcgCTCCCCAGGAGAACCTCAACAAGCTGATGGCCAACCTCAAGACCACTCACCCCCACTTCGTGCGCTGCCTCGTCCCCAACGAGCGCAAGGCTCCGGGTGAGGGAAGGCTTGGGTGAAGGCTTGGGCTTGGGTGAAGGCCTCAGGGTGGGTGAAGGGTTGGGTGAAAGCTTGGGCTTGGGTCAAGGCTTGGGTCAAGGCTTGGACTTGGGTGAAGGCTTGGGTGAGGGCTTGGGGTTGGGTGAAGGTTTGGGTGAAGGCTTGGGCGAAGAGTTGGGCTTGGGTGAAAGCTTGGGTCAGGGCTTGGAGTTGGGTGAAGgcttggctgggggggggggaaaggacctTGGGGTCGTGGGGGTGACTGTGCTTGacccccacctcctgcccctgccccccaggggtGATGGACAACCCCCTGGTCATGCACCAGCTGCGCTGCAACGGAGTCCTGGAGGGGATCCGCATCTGCCGCAAAGGCTTCCCCAACCGCATCCTCTACGGAGACTTCCGCCAGaggtgggaggaggaagaggaggaaggacctgggggaggaggaggaagaggaggaggagggtggacaacccccagccaggctgagctggggctgacctggctggagggcagagccccagggagtggggggggatggttggcactgccagctggcagccaggcaccggTGGGGtccccccaggggtcagtgctgggccccagcctgatcaatatcttcattgatgatctggccCCGGGGATggagtccctcagcagcaggtttgcagctggcaccgagctgggggcaggagctgagctgctggaggggagcagagctctgcagagggacctgggcaggctgggcagggatggcacTGAGcaagggccaggggctgcactttggccacagcaaccccaggcagtgccacaggctgggggcagagtggctgagaacctcccctctccctctccctcctcctcctctcctcctcctctcctcctcctctcctcctctcctctcctcctctcctctcctctcctcctctcctctcctcctctcctctcctcctctcctctcctcctctcctctcctcctctcctctcctcctctcctctcctcctctcctctcctcctttcctctcctcctcctctccctctccctcctctccctctccctctccctcctctccctctccctctccctcctctccctctccctcctctccccctccctcctctccctctccctcctctccctctccctctcctctcctcccctcccctcccaccgcCAGGTACCGCATCCTGAACCCCGCGGCCATCCCCGAGGGGCAGTTCATCGACAGCCGCAAGGGCGCCGAGAAGCTGCTGGGCTCCATCGACATCGACCACAACCAGTACAAGTTTGGGCACACCAAGGTGAgggcccctgggcactgccccccAGGGGGGCCCCAGCCAGCCACCAGCTCACCTGCACCTCCTGGGCACCATCAGGTGGATCCCAGACTCTCACTGTGCTTGAGGTCAGGAGGACCTCACGGTCCCACCAGGCACAAGGACCTCCTGGGCACCATCAGGGGGATCCCAGACTCTTGTTGAGGTCAGGAGGACCTCATGGCCCCACCAGGCACAAGGTCTCATGGACCTCCTGGGCACCATCAGGTGGATCCCAGAGTCCCCTTACTCTTGAGGTCACCCAGgaggtgtctcaccacccacctcTCCACCTTCCCAACCTCCTGCTCCAACCACCCAGGAGGACTTCACGGTGCCACCATCCACCCCTCcaccttcccccctgcccaagcCACCCTTCTCCTCTTGCTCCTCCCCCAGGTCTTCTTcaaggctgggctgctggggctgctggaggagatgagGGACGAGAGGCTGTCCCGGATCATCACCAGGATCCAGGCCCAGGCCCGGGGCCAGCTGATGCGCATCGAGTTCAAGAAGATCCTGGAGCGCCGGTGAGGACCCccgggaggaggggaggggggagggcacAGCACCAGGCCCTTCCCCCCTGGAGGGAAGCACCTCCAGCCCCGTGGGTTGGTGCCATCTGTGTCCCCCTTGGGCTGCAGGGACGCTCTGCTGGTGATCCAGTGGAACATCAGAGCCTTCATGGGGGTGAAGAACTGGCCCTGGATGAAGCTCTACTTCAAGATCAAACCCTTGCTGAAGAGCGCCGAGACCGAGAAGGAGATGCAGGTGGgaggagggccaggaggtggggggggggggagggcttgggccaagcagggaggtggaagagggagggaaggtcACCCCTCCCCGCGGTGGTCTCCGGAGCAGAACATGAAGGAGGAGTTTGGGAGGCTGAAGGAGGCCCTGGAGAAGTCGGAGGCGCGGCGGAAGGAGCTGGAAGAGAAGATGGTGTCCATGCTGCAGGAGAAGAATGACCTCCAGCTCCAAGTGCAGGCTGTGAGTGAGGTGGTctcccccaaacctcccccctCAACCCAACATCTCaaggggggtgggcagcagccagcctcaccTGAGCACCCCCACCACAGGAGCAGGACAACCTGAACGACGCCGAGGAGCGCTGCGACCAGCTGATCAAGAACAagatccagctggaggccaaggTGAAGGAGCTgacagagaggctggaggatgaggaggagatgaATGCTGAGCTGACAGCcaagaagaggaagctggaggATGAGTGCTCagagctcaagaaggacatcgacGACCTCGAGCTGACCCTGGCCAAGGTGGAGAAGGAGAAACATGCAACTGAGAACAAGGTGAGGGCCAGGAGAGGCCTTggcctcgaggtgaggaggctTGGGTCAGCTTGGCCTAGGGGGGTTGGGTGGAGAAGGCTCAAGGTGGGTTGGGAAGGCTCaaggtgggttgggttgggaaggctcaaggtgggttgggttgggaaggcTCAAGGAGGGTTGGGAAGGCTCAAGGAGGGTTGGGAAGGCTCAaggagggttgggttgggttgggaaggctcaaggagggttgggttgggaaggctcaaggtgggttgggttgggaaggctcaaggtgggttgggttgggaaggcTCAAGGTGGGTTGGGCTGAAGAGCTAAGCCAGCTGAGTTGGGCCCTTTGGCATCTCCTGCCCTGAAGGGATCTCATTGGCCAAGGCCAAGCTCTCCATCCAGCTGTGGGCCTGGTGTTTGTCCTCCTGCAGGTCAAGAACCTGACAGAGGAgatggctgggctggatgagaaCATTGCCAAGCTGACCAAGGAGAAGAAGGCCCTGCAGGAAGCCCACCAGCAAACCTTGGATGACCTGCAGGCAGAAGAGGACAAGGTCAACACCTTGACCAAGGCCAAAGtcaagctggagcagcagacaGACGATGTGAGGATGGGCAGGGcccaccagggctgctgcccaggagcttcctggggcagagggggacagcctggggctTCTCCTCATTTCTGTGCTCCCACACAGCTTGAAGGCTCCCTGGAACAGGAGAAGAAGATCAGGATGGACCTGGAAAGGGCCAAGAGGAAGCTGGAAGGCGACTTGAAGCTGTCCCAGGAGAACATCATGGACCTGGAGAAtgacaagcagcagctggaggagaagctgaaaaagtgaggctgcacctcctgGCCTGGTGTGACCcagccaggggagggcaggaggagacctcagagctctccACCTTCCCCTGCAGGAAAGAGTTTGAGATCCACCAGCAGAACAGCAAGATCGAGGACGAGCaggccctggccctgcagctccagaagaagctgaaggagctgcaggtgaggcatcacctggtggggctgggctgatggcTCCATGGTCTTGGTGGGTTGAGATGAAGATTCTCCAGCTGGTTGGATTGGGTTGAGCTGAAGAGTCTCCAgtgggttgggatgggttgAAGAGTCTCCAGCtggttgggttgggatgggttgggacaggttgggttggattggaagcAATTGGgttggtttaggttgggttgAAGgcagttgggttgggttggaagcagttgggttgggttgggttggtttaggttgggttgggttaaGTTGGAGGCAGTTGGgttaggttgggttgggttaggttgggttggaagcggttgggttgggttgggtttgtttaggttgggttgggttggaagcagttgggttgggttaggttgggttgggttaaGAAgcagttgggttgggttgggttggattggaagcagttgggttgggatgggttggtttaggttgggttgggttaaGTTGGAGGCGGTTGGgttaggttgggttgggttgggttaggttgggttggtttaggttgggttggaagcagttgggttgggttggtttaggttgggttgggttggaagcagttgggttgggttaggttgggttgggttaaGAAgcagttgggttgggttgggttggattggaagcagttgggttgggttgggttgggttaagAAGCAgttgggttgggatgggttggtttaggttgggttgggttgagttggtggctgttgggttgggttaggttgggttgggttgggttaagAAGCAgttgggttgggatgggttgggatgggttgggatgggttggtttaggttgggttgggacgggatgggatgggttgggttgggatgggttgggttgggttgggatgggCTGGGATGAGTGGTCAGCCTGGGTGggccagaggctgagggaaggctctgggcggCCCAGGCCAGGAtcgaggagctggaggaggagctggaggccgAGCGCACAGGCAGGGCCAAGGTGGAGAAGCTGCGCTCGGAGctctccagggagctggaggagatcaGCGAGCGGCTGGAGGAGGCCGGCGGAGCCACCTCGGTGCAGCTGGAGCTCAACAAGAAGAGGGAGGCCGAGTTCCAGAAGATGAGGAGGGACCTGGAGGAGGCCACCCTGCAGCACGAGGCCACCGCCGCCGCCCTGCGCAAGAAGCACGCCGACAGCGTGGCCGAGCTGGGCGAGCAGCTGGACAACCTCCAGAGGGTCaagcagaagctggagaaggagaagagcgAACTCAAGCTGGAGCTGGACGACCTCAGCGCCAACATGGAGCAGCTGATCAAGGCCAAGgtagggagggggaggaggaaggggaggggaaggaggaggaggaggaggagaaggagaagggggagaaggagaaggaaggagaaggagaaggaaggagaaggagaaggaaggagaaggagaaggacggagaagggggagaaggaaggagaagggggagaaggaaggagaagggggagaaggagaagggggagaaggagaagggggagaaggagaagggggagaaggaaggagaagggggagaaggagaagggggagaaggagaagggggagaaggagaagggggagaaggagaagggggagaaggagaagggggagaaggagaagggggagaaggagaagggggagaaggagaagggggagaagggggagaagggggaggaggaggagtagaTCTGAGCTCCTGCATGgccaccaagctgctgctgcccctgggctgctgcaggtggggatgGAGAAGGTCTCTCGCACCATGGAGGACCAAGCAGCGGAGCACAGAGCCAAGCTGGAGGAGACCCAGAGAGTGCTCAACGACACCAACACCCAGCGGGCCAAGCTGCAGACTGAGAACGGTatgagccccctgccccacacctgagccccccctgccccactcctgagcccccctgccccacacctgAGCCCTTCCACCCCACCCCTTCACCTCTCCACCCCACCCCTAAAGACCTCCTGGccctctgcaggggagctgagtcgccagctggaggagaaggaggctctCATCTCGCAGCTCACCAGGGGCAAGCAGTCCTACACCCAGCAGATGGAGGACCTgaagaggcagctggaggaggagataaAGGTGAGGCTCATCAGGTGGTtgggaagagcaggaggaggtctCCAGGAAGGCCACGAGACAAAGGCTCCTTCAGTCTCCATCAGCCTCCGTGAGAAGGAGTTGTGCAGGATGGTTGGGTTTGGAggcagctgggttgggttgggttggaggcagttggttgggttggagaccttcaagagagAGAACAAGGTGAGAACAAGGTGAGAACCAGGGCTTCCAAGGGGAGACTGAAGTCCTCCAAGGTGAGACTTAGGTTGTCCAAGGTGAGACTGaggttggattgggttgggttgagttggaggCGGTTCGGTTGGGTTGGAAGCAGTTggaatgggttgagttggaggtggttggattggattggtttgggttggaggtggttggattgggttgggttgggttggaggtggttggattgggttgggttgggttggaggtggttggattgggttgggttgggttggaggtggttggattgggttggattgggttggaggtggttggattgggttggattgggttggaggtggttggattgggttgggttgggttgagttgggttgggttgggctgggttgaGTTGCTCTCCAGAAGGTCTGCTTGGGTTGGGGGTGCCAAAGAGCAGCACTGACCGGTTCGGAGGACCTCGGGGTGGCATGGAGCCAACGGTGCCAACCTTCTGCTGACCCTCCCAGGCCAAGAACGCCCTGGCCCACGCCCTGCAGTCTGCCCGGCACGACTGCGACCTGCTGCGGGAGCAGTACGAGGAGGAGACCGAGGCCAAGGCCGAGCTCCAGCGCTCCCTCTCCAAGGCCAACTCCGAGGTGGCTCAGTGGAGGACCAAGTACGAGACCGACGCCATCCAGCGCAccgaggagctggaggaggccaaGTGAGTCACCTCCCGCCCTGGAGGTGAGGGGGGACAGACCTGGGCCCAGGGTGGGACCTCCATGAGGTCCtcccagccacagagctggggTGGGACAGACCTGGCCCCAAGGTGGCAGCTCCATGAGGTCCTCCAAGCCCAAGGGCAACCTAGATGGAGATGGGGACTTGGAAAGTTCTTGGGCCATGAGGATGGACCTCTGAAGAGGGTGGAGGAGATCCCAGCACCATGTAGGTGGtggtggggcagaggggagaaggTAGAGGGCCCtggagagggcagagcagagccttaGCCAAAGTCTGGCTTGAAGAAGGTTTGGGTTGACCTTCTcgggccagggctgagcagggctgggtggtgtcttggtgggggtcaggaagaagctggcccagaggctgcaggaggccgAGGAGGCCGTGGAGGCTGTCAATGCCAAGTGCTCCTCCCTGGAGAAGACCAAACACAGGCTGCAGAACGAGATCGAGGACCTCATGGCCGACGTGGAGAGGTCcaacgctgctgctgctgccctggacaAGAAGCAGAGGAACTTCGACaaggtggggagcaggagatggggcaggaggaggtgggagaggtggggatgggataggTGGGGATGAGGgacaggtggggagggaggtgacCAGGGGGGCATGGAGGTGACCAGGTGAGGATGGAGGacaggtggggctggaggtgACCAGGTGAGAATGGAGGacaggtggggctggaggtgACCAGGTGGGGATGGATGTGACCATGGGGGGTGGAGGTGaccaggtggggatggaggtgaCCAGGTGGGGTGGAGGTGACCAGGTGGGGTGGAGGTGACCAGGTGAGGGTGGAGTTGAccaggggggctggaggtgACCAGGTAGTAGTGGAGGTGaccaggtggggatggaggtgaccatggggggtggaggtgaccaggtggggctggaggtgaccaggtggggatggaggtggcCACGGGGGGTGGAGGTGACCAGGTGCCTGCCCCCAGGTGGTGGCTGAGTGGAAGCAGAAGTTCGAGGAGTCGCAGACGGAGCTGGAGGCCTCGCAGAAGGAGGCCAGGGGCCTCAGCACAGAGCTCTTCAAGCTGAAGAATGCCTACGAGGAGTCCCTGGAGcacctggagaccttcaagagggAGAACAAGAACCTCCAAGGTGAGGATCAGGGAGACTGAAGTCCTCCAAGGTGTGACTGAGGTCCTGCAGGGTGAGACTGCAGTCCTCCAACATGAGACTGAAGTCCTCCAGGGTGAGACTGAggtcctcctccttctcctcctggtgGTTCTCGCTCCCCCCCGTGCCCAcctcctgcttccctgcccccctccccctgctgtgctgtgccctccccGGGGCAGAGGAGATCTCAGACCTGACtgagcagctgggtgccagccacAAGACCATCCACGAGCTGGAGAAGGTTCGCAAGCAGCTGGACGCCGAGAAGCTGGAGCTCCAAgctgccctggaggaggctgaggtgagctCAGACCTGGCTCTCCCTggcccccacagcctcctcctgctctcctgcagggtcCTCAACATAGAACCAGGGAATTgctagggctggaagggggctcaaggctcagccaggtcCCACCCCCCTGGAAGGATGGAGGACAGGTGGGGACAGAGGTGACCAGGTGAGGGTGGAGGTGACCAGGTGAGGATGGAGGTGACCAGGTGAGGATGGAGGTGACCAGgcctcatccttgtggcccttccctgcacaccttccagcacctccagagccttcctgtgccaggggctccagacctggacccagagctccaggggtggtctcagcagatgcagcagaggggcagagtcccctccctggccctgctgggctctctctggctgcagcccaggctctgcttggctctctgggctgcaggtgctccctgctggctcctgctgagcttctcctcccccagctcccccaaggcctttcctgcagggctgctctccagccagcccctgcccagcctgtgtgggtgcctggcattgcccctgtgccacccaggggtgctgtggAGGCTTCCCCTCcgcagctgctccaaccccagctggctgagctcctctgtgacctgctgcagggcaccctgcgaggcaggggggggttgggctggaggagctttggaggtcccttcaagcaCCATCTGATgatgctgtgaggaggaggaggaggaggaggaggctgtgaggaggaggaggaggaggatgctgtgagGATGAAGATtctgtgaggatgatgatgaggatgatgatgatgactctgtgatgatgatggtgatgatgctgtgaggaggatgatgatgatgctgtGAGGATGAAGATTCTGTGAGGAGgatgatgaggatgatgatgactctgtgaggatgatgatggTGACTCGGTGGTGATGACTctgtggtgatgatgatgacgaTGATGactctgtgaggaggaggatgaggatgaggatgaggatgaggatgaggatgaggatgactctatgatgatgatgacgatGACTctgtgaggatgaggatgaggatgaggatgactctatgatgatgatgacgaCGACTCTGTGCCGCCCTGCGTGCCCTCCCCCAAGGCCTCGCTGGAGCACGAGGAAGGGAAGATCCTGAGGGCGCAGCTGGAGTTCAACCAGGCGAAGGCGGAGCAGGAGCGGAAGCTGgcggagaaggaggaggagatggagcaggCCAAGCGCAACCACCTGCGGGTGGTGGACTCCCTGCAGGCCTCGCTGGACGCCGAGACCAGGAGCCGCAACGAGGCCCTGAGGCTGAAGAAGAAGATGGAAGGGGACCTGAACGAGATGGAGATCCAGCTGGGCCACGCGCACCGCGCCGCCGCCGAGGCCCAGAAGCAGCTCAagggcctgcaggggctgctcaaGGTACCTGGCGCCCGCGGGGGAGACCAGGCGGAGCTCCTGCCCGCCccggggggcagcgggggggAGGTCAACTCCCTCTGATCAACTCCCTCTCCCCAACACCCTCTGCTCAACTCCCTCTCCCCATCACCCTCTCCCCATCACCCTCTGCTCAACTCCCTCTCCCCAACACCCTCTGCTCAACTCCCTCTGCTCAACTCCCTCTCCCCATCACCCTCTCCCCATCACCCTCTGCTCAACTCCCTCTGCTCAACTCCCTCTCCCCATCACCCTCTCCCCCACACCCTCTGCTCAACTCCCTCTCCCCATCACCCTCTCCCCATCACCCTCTGCTCAACTCCCTCTCCCCATCACCCTCTGCTCAACTCCCTCTGCTCAACTCCCTCTCCCCATCACCCTCTGCTCAACTCCCTCTCCCCAACACCCTCTGCTCAACTCCCTCTCCCCATCACCCTCTCCCCAACACCCTCTCCCCAacaccctctccccaccaccttCTCTCCACCACCATCTCTTTTaatccctctctccccacctccttcTCCCTAACACCCTCTCCCCAACACCTTCTCCCTACTACCTTCTCTCCTGcaccctctctcccccaccctctccctATCTCCTTCTCCCCATGACATTTTTCCCACCACCCTCTCTCCtacctccctctctctccacccctccctttccccacccctctctccctgccccttgtctctctttcctctcccctcccccccccccccaggacacccagctgcagctggacgATGTGGTGAGGGTGAATGAGGACCTGAAGGAGAACATGGCCatggtggagaggaggaacaacctgctgcaggccgagctgcaggagctgcgcGCGGTGGTGGAGCAGACCGAGAGGGCTCggaagctggcagagcaggagctgatcGAGGCCAGTGAGAGGGTCCAGCTGCTCCACTCCCAGGTCAGACCTCACCCCCTGCATGGAGAGGTTGCCTCCACCCCCCTGGACCTCTCTCACCTCCAAGGAGAGGTCATCCCCACCCCCTTGGACCATTCCATCCCTCCTGGACCTCTCTCACCTCCAAGGAGAGGTCatctctgcctccctgggccTCTCTACCCTCCCTGGACCTCATCCCCCTGCATGGAGAGGTCATCTATACCCCCTTGGACCATTCCACCCCTCCTGGCCCTCACTCCCTCCAAGGAGAGGTCATCTTCCCCGCTCTGGACCTCTCTACCCCCATGGTCCTCacctccctgcaaggagaggtCATCTCCACCCCTCTGGACCTCAGCCCCCTGCAAGGAGAGGTCATCTTCACCCCTCTGGacctctccacctccctggacctcAGTCCCCTGCATGGAGAGGTCATCTCCATCCCCTCAGAGGTCTAAGCCCCAGGGATGCTCAGGCCCCGGAGGTGCCTCCAGAGTGAGCTCCTGGGTTGAGCTGCCAAGGATCTCCTTCCGGAGAGCCTccaagcctgcagagctgagggggggAAGGGTCTCTAaagccctgggggggtgggagaggggctggggcagcctctccagagccagctgctgaggtcctcctgcccccccccgcaGAACACCAGCCTCATCAACCAGAAGAAGAAGATGG from Dryobates pubescens isolate bDryPub1 unplaced genomic scaffold, bDryPub1.pri scaffold_132_arrow_ctg1, whole genome shotgun sequence harbors:
- the LOC104300688 gene encoding myosin-6 encodes the protein MANLKTTHPHFVRCLVPNERKAPGVMDNPLVMHQLRCNGVLEGIRICRKGFPNRILYGDFRQRYRILNPAAIPEGQFIDSRKGAEKLLGSIDIDHNQYKFGHTKVFFKAGLLGLLEEMRDERLSRIITRIQAQARGQLMRIEFKKILERRDALLVIQWNIRAFMGVKNWPWMKLYFKIKPLLKSAETEKEMQNMKEEFGRLKEALEKSEARRKELEEKMVSMLQEKNDLQLQVQAEQDNLNDAEERCDQLIKNKIQLEAKVKELTERLEDEEEMNAELTAKKRKLEDECSELKKDIDDLELTLAKVEKEKHATENKVKNLTEEMAGLDENIAKLTKEKKALQEAHQQTLDDLQAEEDKVNTLTKAKVKLEQQTDDLEGSLEQEKKIRMDLERAKRKLEGDLKLSQENIMDLENDKQQLEEKLKKKEFEIHQQNSKIEDEQALALQLQKKLKELQARIEELEEELEAERTGRAKVEKLRSELSRELEEISERLEEAGGATSVQLELNKKREAEFQKMRRDLEEATLQHEATAAALRKKHADSVAELGEQLDNLQRVKQKLEKEKSELKLELDDLSANMEQLIKAKVGMEKVSRTMEDQAAEHRAKLEETQRVLNDTNTQRAKLQTENGELSRQLEEKEALISQLTRGKQSYTQQMEDLKRQLEEEIKAKNALAHALQSARHDCDLLREQYEEETEAKAELQRSLSKANSEVAQWRTKYETDAIQRTEELEEAKKKLAQRLQEAEEAVEAVNAKCSSLEKTKHRLQNEIEDLMADVERSNAAAAALDKKQRNFDKVVAEWKQKFEESQTELEASQKEARGLSTELFKLKNAYEESLEHLETFKRENKNLQEEISDLTEQLGASHKTIHELEKVRKQLDAEKLELQAALEEAEASLEHEEGKILRAQLEFNQAKAEQERKLAEKEEEMEQAKRNHLRVVDSLQASLDAETRSRNEALRLKKKMEGDLNEMEIQLGHAHRAAAEAQKQLKGLQGLLKDTQLQLDDVVRVNEDLKENMAMVERRNNLLQAELQELRAVVEQTERARKLAEQELIEASERVQLLHSQNTSLINQKKKMEADISQLQTEVEEAVQECRNAEEKAKKAITDAAMMAEELKKEQDTSAHLERMRKNMEQTIKDLQLRLDEAEQLALKGGKKQLQKLEGRVRELEAELEAEQKRNAESVKGLRKAERRVKELSYQTEEDKKNLLRLQELVDKLQMKVKAYKRQAEEAEEQANTNLAKFRKAQHELDEAEERADIAESQVNKLRARSRDIGAKKLHDEE